The proteins below come from a single Lonchura striata isolate bLonStr1 chromosome 10, bLonStr1.mat, whole genome shotgun sequence genomic window:
- the RFC4 gene encoding replication factor C subunit 4, which produces MQAFLKGPASISTKPVAAKEKNAAGSSGEGKRAKPIPWVEKYRPKNVDEVAFQDEVVAVLKKSLEGADLPNLLFYGPPGTGKTSTILAAARELFGPDLFRQRVLELNASDERGIQVIREKVKAFAQLTASGSRSDGKMCPPFKIVILDEADSMTSAAQAALRRTMEKESKTTRFCLICNYISRIIEPLTSRCSKFRFKPLSDSIQQQRLLDVSEKEHVKISNEAISYLVKVSEGDLRKAITFLQSATRLMGGKEITEKIITEIAGVIPKETIDELLLGCQSGSFEKLETLAKNLINEGFAVAQLVNQLHDTVVESEDYSDKQKSAIVEKLAEVDKCLADGADEFLQLMSLCALVMQQLTQNI; this is translated from the exons atGCAGGCCTTCCTCAAGGGCCCGGCCTCTATCAGCACCAAACCCGTCGCTGCTAAGGAAAAGAACGCGGCCGGCAGCAGCGGGGAGGGCAAgagggccaaacccatcccctGGGTGGAGAAATA TCGTCCCAAAAATGTGGATGAAGTTGCCTTCCAGGATGAAGTTGTAGCTGTGCTGAAGAAGTCCCTGGAAGGTGCTGAT CTTCCAAATCTGTTGTTCTATGGCCCACCTGGAACTGGAAAGACTTCCACTATTTTAGCAGCTGCTAGAGAACTGTTTGG GCCTGATTTATTCCGGCAGAGAGTCCTTGAGTTAAACGCTTCTGATGAGCGTGGGATACAAGTGATTCGGGAAAAAGTGAAGGCTTTTGCTCAGCTTACGGCGTCTGGAAGCCGTTCAGA TGGTAAAATGTGTCCTCCCTTTAAAATTGTGATCCTGGATGAAGCAGACTCTATGActtcagcagcccaggcagcctTAAGACGCACAATGGAAAAAGAGTCTAAAACAACACGGTTCTGTCTTATTTGTAACTACATCAGCAG aATAATTGAACCTTTAACGTCTCGATGCTCCAAATTCCGCTTCAAGCCTTTGTCTGACAGTATCCAacagcagaggctgctggaTGTTTCTGAGAAGGAACATGTGAAAATCAGTAATGAG GCAATATCATACCTGGTGAAAGTGTCAGAAGGAGACTTAAGAAAAGCAATTACTTTTCTTCAAAGTGCCACTCGCCTAATGGGTGGGAAGGAAATCACAGAGAAGATAATCACTGAAATTGCTGGG GTCATCCCTAAAGAAACAATTGATGAACTGCTATTGGGCTGCCAAAGTGGTTCCTTTGAGAAACTGGAAACACTGGCAAAG AATCTCATCAATGAGGGGTTTGCTGTTGCTCAGCTTGTAAACCAGCTGCATGACACCGTTGTGGAGAGTGAAGATTACAGCGATAAGCAGAAATCTGCCATCGTTGAGAAACTTGCA